A stretch of the Saccharolobus caldissimus genome encodes the following:
- a CDS encoding redox-regulated ATPase YchF: MISIGIVGKTNVGKSTFFSAATLKEVEIADRPFVTIKPNEGIGYVKVKCVHTEFNVKCNPKNSLCIDDYRFIPIKLIDVAGLIPGAHEGRGLGNKFLDDLRQADALIHVIDASGSTNEEGIPVEPGSRDPEEDIKFIENELDEWFYSIVSKDWAKFSRTVDLSGKDLIEALLSKLSGISVNRSHVIETLKITKLENLKLMQWTEQDLRYFAKTLRNISKPMIIAANKCDLPQAKRNIERLKEKYKWVIPTSAISEIALRKAAKAGIIKYIPGDKDFEILKPLSEKQKNALEYIRNNVLKIYGSTGVQDAINTAVFEALNMIVVYPVEDEKRLSDKNGNVLPDAILLKKGSNPKDLAFMIHTELAKGFLYAIDVKRKIRIGEDYQLQNNDVIKIVSSTARPS; encoded by the coding sequence ATGATTAGCATTGGTATTGTTGGCAAAACAAACGTGGGTAAGAGCACGTTTTTCTCAGCTGCAACACTAAAAGAAGTAGAAATAGCCGATAGGCCTTTCGTAACTATTAAGCCTAATGAAGGAATAGGGTACGTTAAAGTTAAATGTGTACATACGGAATTTAATGTTAAATGTAACCCTAAAAATTCTTTATGTATCGATGATTATAGATTTATACCGATAAAACTTATCGATGTAGCTGGGCTAATACCTGGTGCTCATGAAGGAAGAGGACTTGGAAATAAGTTTTTGGACGATTTAAGACAAGCTGATGCACTAATTCATGTAATAGATGCTAGTGGCTCCACTAACGAAGAAGGAATTCCAGTTGAACCAGGTTCTAGAGATCCAGAAGAGGATATCAAATTTATAGAAAATGAATTAGATGAATGGTTTTACTCAATCGTAAGTAAAGATTGGGCAAAATTCTCTAGAACTGTTGACTTATCAGGAAAAGATTTAATAGAAGCATTATTAAGTAAATTATCTGGTATATCTGTTAATAGATCTCACGTAATTGAGACATTAAAAATTACTAAATTGGAAAATCTGAAATTAATGCAATGGACAGAGCAAGATTTAAGATATTTTGCAAAAACATTAAGAAATATTAGTAAACCCATGATAATAGCTGCAAATAAATGTGATTTACCTCAGGCAAAAAGAAATATTGAAAGATTAAAAGAAAAATATAAGTGGGTAATCCCAACAAGCGCGATATCAGAAATCGCATTAAGAAAAGCTGCAAAGGCTGGAATAATAAAATACATACCAGGAGATAAAGATTTTGAGATATTAAAACCATTAAGTGAAAAACAGAAAAATGCTCTAGAATATATTAGAAATAATGTCCTAAAAATTTATGGGAGTACTGGGGTTCAAGACGCGATAAATACGGCAGTTTTTGAAGCGTTAAACATGATTGTAGTATATCCAGTTGAGGATGAGAAAAGATTAAGTGATAAGAACGGCAATGTATTACCGGATGCTATACTTCTTAAAAAGGGTTCAAATCCGAAAGATCTAGCATTTATGATACATACTGAATTAGCTAAAGGATTCCTATATGCAATAGATGTTAAAAGAAAAATAAGAATAGGAGAAGATTATCAATTACAAAACAATGATGTAATAAAAATCGTATCAAGTACTGCTAGACCTTCTTAA
- the spn gene encoding bifunctional sugar-1-phosphate nucleotidylyltransferase/acetyltransferase, whose protein sequence is MKAVILAAGKGERLEPITHTRPKPFVPILDKPLILRHIEILRKYVSDILVVINSEYKVHFNSIQGVKLVEQINTRGTAAALKSVEKYINDEEFLVIYGDVLFEEDAIKSVMKVEGNTMLSVSVNDPKRYGVVILNSENRLVKIIEKVENPPSNLINAGIYKFTQDIFSYIDKIRPSIRGEYELPDAINMIADKVTVVKYNGIWMDIGRPWDLIDANKIFLEKEESRIFGLVEENVKIKNKVIIEEGAVIKSGTYIEGPAYIGKNSVIGPYAYIRPYTVIGSNVRIGAFNEIKESVIMENTKIPHLSYVGDSVICEDVNFGAGTITANLRFDEKEVKVNIKNERVSSGRKKLGAIVGGHVRTGINVSILPGIKIGAYAWIYPGAVVDRDVNKGEFFYPPYLRRSSST, encoded by the coding sequence TTGAAAGCAGTAATATTAGCAGCGGGTAAAGGAGAGAGATTAGAACCAATAACCCATACTAGACCAAAACCATTTGTTCCAATTTTGGACAAGCCCTTAATTTTAAGGCATATTGAAATTTTAAGAAAATATGTTAGTGATATTCTAGTAGTAATAAATAGTGAGTATAAAGTTCATTTCAATTCTATTCAAGGAGTTAAATTAGTTGAGCAAATAAATACTAGAGGTACTGCTGCAGCGTTAAAATCTGTAGAGAAATATATTAACGATGAAGAGTTTCTTGTCATTTATGGGGATGTGCTATTTGAAGAAGATGCAATAAAAAGTGTGATGAAAGTTGAAGGAAATACCATGTTAAGTGTGAGTGTTAATGACCCTAAAAGATATGGGGTTGTAATTCTCAATAGTGAAAATAGATTAGTAAAAATAATAGAAAAAGTTGAAAATCCACCTTCAAATCTGATAAATGCTGGCATATACAAATTTACGCAAGATATTTTTTCGTATATAGATAAAATACGACCTTCAATCAGAGGTGAGTATGAACTTCCAGACGCAATTAATATGATAGCTGATAAAGTCACAGTAGTTAAATATAATGGAATTTGGATGGATATAGGAAGACCTTGGGATTTAATCGATGCTAATAAAATTTTTCTCGAAAAGGAAGAGAGTAGAATTTTTGGCCTTGTTGAAGAGAATGTTAAGATTAAAAATAAGGTAATTATAGAAGAAGGTGCGGTTATAAAGTCTGGAACATATATAGAGGGTCCTGCCTATATAGGTAAAAATTCAGTTATAGGTCCTTATGCTTATATTAGGCCTTATACTGTAATAGGCAGTAATGTTAGAATTGGGGCTTTTAATGAGATTAAGGAGAGTGTTATCATGGAGAATACCAAAATACCTCATTTAAGTTATGTCGGCGACAGTGTAATTTGCGAAGACGTCAATTTTGGTGCAGGTACTATTACAGCTAATTTAAGATTCGATGAAAAAGAAGTGAAAGTTAATATAAAAAATGAAAGAGTGAGTAGTGGTAGAAAGAAACTAGGGGCCATAGTAGGTGGACATGTTAGAACTGGGATAAATGTATCTATTTTACCTGGTATTAAAATAGGGGCTTACGCGTGGATTTATCCGGGAGCTGTTGTAGATAGAGATGTTAATAAGGGTGAGTTTTTCTATCCTCCTTATTTAAGAAGGTCTAGCAGTACTTGA
- a CDS encoding 30S ribosomal protein S3ae, giving the protein MSAKGGAIKDKWKLKKWYTILAPKVFGEVPLGSTPAYDISSAIGRKVETTLYDLTGDFSQVYVHLYFKIIGSDGDRLITRFAGHELSRDYLRSLIRRKSSKINSIVDVTTRDGYVLRVKGLVLTTYKCHQSQKTAIRKIINELVTKKASELTFDEFVQEIVFGKVANEIFEAAKKIYPLRKAEVEKTKVLKVPENLGKQVESSNISSG; this is encoded by the coding sequence ATGTCAGCTAAAGGCGGAGCGATTAAAGATAAGTGGAAATTAAAGAAATGGTACACTATATTAGCGCCAAAAGTATTTGGAGAAGTCCCTTTAGGGTCTACTCCTGCTTATGATATTTCGTCTGCAATAGGTAGAAAAGTTGAGACTACGTTATATGATTTAACTGGAGATTTTAGTCAAGTTTATGTCCATTTATATTTTAAAATAATAGGTAGTGATGGGGATAGGCTAATTACGAGATTTGCTGGACACGAACTTTCAAGAGATTATTTAAGATCTTTAATTAGAAGAAAAAGTTCTAAGATAAATAGTATTGTTGATGTAACAACAAGAGATGGATATGTATTAAGGGTAAAAGGTCTTGTATTAACTACTTATAAATGTCATCAATCTCAAAAAACTGCTATTAGAAAAATTATTAATGAATTAGTTACTAAGAAAGCAAGCGAATTGACATTTGACGAATTTGTACAAGAAATTGTTTTTGGAAAGGTAGCTAATGAGATATTTGAAGCAGCTAAAAAAATCTATCCCTTAAGGAAAGCTGAAGTGGAAAAAACTAAAGTTCTTAAAGTACCAGAGAATTTAGGTAAACAAGTTGAAAGCAGTAATATTAGCAGCGGGTAA
- the trmJ gene encoding tRNA (cytidine-2'-O-)-methyltransferase TrmJ — protein MIRVVLVEPEGEYNVGFIARLCKNFSVNELYIVNPKVNISDAIRFSAGGKDILINAKIVSSFDEAVADVDIKIATSSIADNKGDILRKSIKPWEVIPLIQDKKTALIFGRESVGLTREEIFKSDFLLHIPANPEYPVLNLSHAVGIVLYEIWKYRYITSSLSSQSMSNQSIKLIDKYTRELYELIKRSDDDYKMYIALKRAIIRGVKDEEEARVIIHFLRKLYTRIIHNEKEMSNVS, from the coding sequence ATGATTAGAGTTGTTCTCGTTGAACCTGAGGGCGAGTATAATGTAGGATTTATAGCAAGATTATGCAAAAATTTCTCAGTAAACGAATTATATATAGTAAATCCAAAAGTTAATATCTCAGATGCAATTAGATTTTCTGCTGGAGGTAAGGATATTCTAATTAATGCTAAAATAGTATCTTCGTTTGACGAGGCAGTAGCAGATGTGGATATAAAAATAGCAACATCTAGCATAGCTGATAATAAAGGGGATATTTTAAGGAAGTCTATAAAACCTTGGGAGGTGATACCGTTAATTCAAGATAAAAAAACTGCATTAATATTTGGCAGAGAAAGTGTTGGGCTAACTAGAGAAGAAATATTCAAGAGTGATTTCCTTCTTCATATCCCAGCTAATCCAGAATATCCAGTGCTTAACCTTTCGCATGCAGTAGGAATTGTGCTTTATGAAATTTGGAAGTATAGATATATAACCAGCTCATTATCTAGTCAATCTATGTCAAATCAATCTATAAAATTAATAGACAAATATACTAGAGAATTATATGAGCTAATAAAAAGGTCAGATGATGATTATAAAATGTACATAGCTTTAAAGCGCGCAATAATAAGAGGGGTTAAGGATGAAGAAGAGGCTAGAGTGATAATACACTTTCTGAGAAAACTTTATACCAGAATAATTCACAATGAAAAAGAGATGAGTAATGTCAGCTAA
- a CDS encoding HemK2/MTQ2 family protein methyltransferase, translating to MASFRIIEFHGFKLCLNDQTYEPAEDTELLLNIIKVNKNEKVIDLGSGTGILGIYALKLGARVIFIDINPYATLSTLCSLKINDINSYSYEVINCNLLTCFRDYTFDVVIFNPPYLPFEEYSEWIGYSWSGGKGGIEVIGKFLQQVKARRIYTLYSSLSDEDTIWDMLKERRYIATKKYEKVIGYERLVALELIKYD from the coding sequence TTGGCAAGTTTTAGAATTATTGAGTTCCATGGGTTTAAATTATGTTTAAATGATCAAACATATGAGCCAGCAGAGGATACGGAACTATTACTTAACATAATTAAAGTTAATAAAAACGAGAAGGTTATTGATTTAGGTTCTGGCACGGGTATCTTAGGAATTTATGCATTAAAGTTAGGTGCTAGAGTTATTTTTATTGATATTAACCCCTATGCTACATTATCCACTTTATGTTCTTTAAAAATTAATGATATAAATAGTTATAGTTATGAGGTTATTAATTGTAATTTACTTACATGTTTTAGAGATTACACGTTTGACGTGGTAATTTTTAATCCTCCTTATTTACCTTTTGAAGAGTACAGTGAGTGGATAGGGTATAGTTGGTCTGGTGGTAAGGGTGGGATTGAGGTAATTGGTAAATTTTTACAACAAGTAAAAGCGAGAAGAATTTACACACTTTATTCTTCATTAAGTGACGAAGATACTATATGGGATATGCTTAAGGAAAGGAGGTACATTGCAACTAAAAAATATGAAAAAGTTATTGGATATGAAAGATTAGTAGCTTTAGAGTTGATAAAGTATGATTAG
- a CDS encoding 16S ribosomal RNA methyltransferase A — MSYVDRDLRPIIEIGCGKGYVTQFLNPDLCIEIDKSFIKYLKEYNLIIADARELPIIRGQIVSSLPYQITYDFFKEIVKLNEIYRLVLILQKDFVDKLFNEPTYISFLLNFHFTINIKDVIPPTFFKPIPKVYSAISIFNRVRKYDKRVDEVISCVSRYRNKTLRRASQLCGLNSNSGLKVREFKPWQVLELLSSMGLNYV; from the coding sequence ATTTCATATGTAGATAGGGATTTAAGACCCATAATTGAAATAGGATGTGGAAAAGGCTATGTTACCCAATTTTTAAATCCAGATTTATGTATAGAAATAGATAAGTCTTTTATTAAATATTTAAAAGAATATAATTTAATAATAGCTGATGCTCGTGAATTGCCGATTATTAGAGGTCAAATAGTATCCTCATTACCTTATCAAATAACTTATGATTTTTTTAAGGAAATTGTTAAATTAAATGAAATATACAGATTAGTTTTAATTCTTCAGAAAGATTTTGTTGATAAATTATTTAATGAGCCTACATATATTTCATTTTTACTTAATTTTCATTTCACTATAAATATAAAGGATGTAATTCCTCCAACTTTTTTTAAGCCTATACCGAAGGTCTACTCAGCAATTTCCATTTTTAATAGAGTTAGGAAATATGATAAAAGAGTTGACGAAGTGATTTCATGCGTTAGTAGATATAGAAATAAAACTTTAAGAAGAGCATCTCAGTTATGTGGTCTTAATTCTAATAGTGGTTTAAAGGTGAGGGAATTTAAGCCTTGGCAAGTTTTAGAATTATTGAGTTCCATGGGTTTAAATTATGTTTAA
- a CDS encoding DUF655 domain-containing protein — MQRKRLVRERAVYVLDYMREGNALDKHKFHRDKPLIQAVGESYFLLLELISYSPDLDFLPEQRIDLESNLNVKVDAHILYDDLTSVSKDNLPRVLHKIVIDKEKVFVEFFNKAEPLTLKLHALELLPNIGKKTLRIILEERKKKPFESFKDIESRVGIRDISSILVERIIKEIKGEEKYYLFAYPIVDENKRFEQQPIYVGYLEKLR; from the coding sequence TTGCAAAGAAAGAGGCTAGTGAGAGAAAGAGCCGTATATGTATTGGATTATATGAGAGAAGGTAATGCGTTAGATAAACATAAATTTCATAGGGATAAGCCACTAATTCAAGCTGTAGGAGAAAGTTATTTTCTATTGCTTGAGCTTATTTCATACTCTCCAGATCTTGATTTTTTGCCGGAGCAGAGAATAGACTTAGAGTCCAATTTAAATGTTAAAGTTGATGCTCATATCTTATATGATGATCTTACGTCAGTTTCTAAAGATAATTTACCTAGAGTTTTACATAAGATTGTCATTGATAAGGAAAAGGTTTTTGTGGAATTCTTTAACAAAGCAGAGCCATTAACATTAAAACTTCACGCATTAGAGCTACTACCAAATATTGGTAAGAAAACTTTAAGAATAATTCTTGAAGAGCGAAAGAAAAAGCCCTTTGAGAGTTTTAAGGATATCGAAAGTAGAGTAGGCATTAGAGATATTAGTTCTATATTAGTGGAGAGAATTATAAAGGAAATTAAAGGAGAGGAGAAATATTATTTATTTGCTTATCCAATTGTAGATGAAAATAAAAGATTTGAGCAACAACCTATTTATGTGGGATATCTTGAAAAACTAAGGTAA
- a CDS encoding DNA-directed RNA polymerase subunit F: protein MSSVYIIEEHYIPYSVAKKLLGEVIKSGVSSNLLQKTFDYLNENEKCDAESAQKLMEELKSIVSREDVRAVLASICPLTVDEIRSILVMDSGHTYTSEDVQKIIDLIKKYVKS from the coding sequence TTGTCATCTGTATACATAATTGAAGAGCATTACATTCCTTATTCTGTTGCAAAAAAATTACTTGGGGAAGTTATAAAATCTGGCGTTTCTTCCAATTTGCTACAGAAAACATTTGATTATCTGAATGAGAATGAAAAGTGTGACGCAGAATCAGCACAAAAGTTAATGGAGGAGCTTAAAAGTATTGTAAGTAGAGAAGACGTTAGGGCTGTTTTAGCTAGCATATGCCCCTTAACCGTTGATGAAATTAGAAGTATTTTAGTTATGGATTCTGGGCATACGTACACTTCTGAAGATGTACAGAAAATAATTGATTTAATTAAAAAATACGTGAAGAGTTGA
- a CDS encoding 50S ribosomal protein L21e, protein MVKHSKGYRTRSRSLLRKNPRERGAIPPLSRLMYEYKPGDYVVIKINSSVYAGMPHRRYQGKVGRIIGKRGRAYEISVKVGSKEKILIVRPEHLSPFNVNKG, encoded by the coding sequence ATGGTTAAACACTCTAAGGGTTATCGTACTAGGTCAAGGAGTTTGTTAAGAAAGAATCCTAGAGAAAGGGGCGCTATTCCTCCTTTAAGTAGGTTAATGTATGAATATAAGCCTGGCGATTATGTTGTTATAAAAATTAATTCTTCAGTTTATGCAGGAATGCCTCATAGACGTTATCAAGGCAAAGTAGGGCGTATTATAGGTAAAAGAGGCAGGGCATACGAGATTTCAGTTAAAGTAGGTAGTAAAGAAAAGATATTGATAGTTAGACCGGAACATTTATCTCCCTTTAATGTTAATAAAGGTTAG
- the ahcY gene encoding adenosylhomocysteinase produces MKYKVKDLSLAEIGRKQIEWAEMHMPTLLEIRKRFEAEKPLKGINIAAVLHVTKETAALVRTLKIGGAEVALAASNPLSTQDDVAASLVNDGISVFAWKGETEEEYYSNIESIVKLNNPQIVMDDGGDLHAYIHEKASELKIFGGTEETTTGVIRLKAMEEQGVLRYPVIAVNNAYTKYLFDNRYGTGQSAIDGILRATNILVAGKIAVVAGYGWVGRGIANRLRGLGARVIVTEVNPIRALEAVMDGFEVMPISEASKIGDIFITATGNINVIRKEHILNMKDGAILANAGHFNVEIDVKGLKEISIGKRNIRPYVDEYILPNGKRIYLLADGRLVNLAAAEGHPSEVMDMSFANQALAVEYIVKNKDKLSKKVYNMPEELDYLVAQIKLKTMGILIDELTEEQREYMKQWKYGT; encoded by the coding sequence ATGAAGTATAAGGTAAAGGATCTTTCCCTGGCGGAAATAGGTAGAAAACAGATTGAATGGGCAGAAATGCATATGCCGACATTGCTTGAAATAAGAAAGAGATTTGAGGCTGAAAAACCACTTAAGGGTATAAATATAGCTGCAGTTCTTCACGTTACTAAGGAAACTGCGGCTTTAGTTAGAACTTTAAAGATAGGTGGGGCAGAAGTGGCATTAGCTGCAAGTAATCCATTATCTACTCAAGACGATGTAGCAGCATCCTTAGTAAATGATGGGATATCAGTGTTCGCATGGAAGGGAGAGACAGAAGAAGAATATTATTCAAATATAGAAAGTATAGTTAAACTAAACAATCCTCAGATAGTAATGGACGATGGTGGTGATTTGCATGCGTATATTCACGAAAAAGCCTCTGAGCTAAAGATATTTGGTGGAACTGAGGAGACTACGACTGGAGTAATAAGACTTAAGGCAATGGAAGAACAAGGTGTGCTTAGATATCCAGTAATAGCAGTGAATAACGCGTATACAAAATATCTCTTTGATAATCGTTATGGAACTGGGCAGAGTGCTATAGATGGAATATTAAGAGCTACTAATATACTTGTTGCAGGTAAAATTGCAGTTGTAGCTGGATACGGCTGGGTAGGGAGAGGAATAGCAAATAGGTTAAGGGGTTTAGGGGCTAGAGTAATAGTCACAGAAGTTAATCCAATTAGAGCACTAGAGGCTGTAATGGATGGCTTTGAAGTTATGCCTATCAGTGAGGCTTCAAAAATAGGTGATATCTTTATTACAGCTACTGGGAATATCAATGTCATTAGAAAGGAGCATATACTTAATATGAAAGATGGTGCTATATTAGCTAATGCAGGTCATTTTAATGTGGAAATAGACGTTAAAGGTCTAAAGGAGATTTCTATTGGTAAAAGAAATATAAGGCCTTATGTTGATGAGTATATTTTGCCAAATGGTAAAAGAATATATTTACTAGCTGATGGAAGATTAGTAAACTTAGCTGCTGCTGAAGGACATCCAAGTGAAGTGATGGACATGAGTTTTGCAAATCAAGCGTTAGCAGTTGAATATATAGTTAAAAATAAAGATAAATTATCTAAAAAAGTTTATAACATGCCCGAAGAGCTGGATTATTTAGTAGCTCAGATCAAGTTAAAGACTATGGGCATATTAATTGATGAACTTACGGAAGAGCAAAGGGAATATATGAAGCAATGGAAGTATGGTACCTAA
- a CDS encoding peptidylprolyl isomerase produces MFKNNDFIYIEYSVTLKDTGELIDTTNEEEAKKANIYDEGKTYGPKLVILGENRLIKGLEEALYNFNLNEEKVIEIPPEKAYGERDNSKIKIVSLGELKRQGITPTPNSILRLADGTTAVVRSVSGGRVVLDLNHPLAGKTLIYKVKVVKVLENAKDKINALIERRFTSQYVSKFNIEIDDNKKTVKISIPKDLYLLDNLQLNIYALAYEIINYVLADYTVEFVQQYTKDVFSGK; encoded by the coding sequence ATGTTTAAAAACAACGATTTTATATACATAGAATATAGTGTAACGTTAAAGGACACAGGGGAACTTATTGATACTACAAATGAGGAGGAAGCTAAAAAGGCTAATATCTATGACGAGGGAAAAACTTACGGTCCTAAATTAGTTATCCTAGGTGAAAATAGATTAATAAAAGGTCTAGAAGAAGCACTATATAACTTTAATTTGAATGAGGAAAAGGTAATTGAAATACCTCCAGAGAAAGCTTATGGAGAAAGAGATAATAGTAAAATTAAGATTGTATCTTTAGGAGAATTAAAAAGACAAGGAATCACTCCAACTCCGAATTCAATTTTAAGATTAGCTGACGGAACTACAGCAGTTGTAAGAAGCGTAAGTGGGGGAAGAGTCGTTCTAGACCTTAATCATCCTTTAGCTGGAAAAACATTAATATATAAGGTTAAGGTAGTAAAAGTTCTGGAAAATGCTAAAGATAAAATAAATGCTCTTATAGAACGTAGATTCACCTCCCAATATGTTAGCAAGTTTAATATAGAGATAGATGATAATAAGAAAACTGTTAAAATATCAATTCCAAAAGATTTATACTTATTAGATAATTTACAATTAAATATTTATGCCTTAGCATACGAAATAATAAATTATGTCCTTGCTGATTATACTGTAGAATTCGTACAACAGTATACTAAAGATGTTTTCTCGGGCAAATAG